From a region of the Roseivirga sp. 4D4 genome:
- a CDS encoding outer membrane beta-barrel protein: MKKLILTLALITVTFGASAQVTLGPRITLISSNLDLREEIANVQEGDAEFGFQYGIFARVKVPVIGLYVQPELLFSKTESTITSGAQNVDLSFNRVDVPIMIGGKIGPLRINAGPSLSFLTSAESDVAGLVTDVKDNYSSTNVGFQAGIGIDILKFAIDLKYEGSLSEKFGDAITVGGNSFSTDERPSQIVLGIGFKLF; the protein is encoded by the coding sequence ATGAAAAAACTCATTTTAACATTAGCACTAATAACTGTAACCTTTGGTGCATCGGCTCAGGTAACATTGGGGCCAAGAATAACTTTGATTTCATCTAACCTGGACTTGAGAGAGGAAATCGCGAATGTACAAGAAGGTGATGCAGAGTTTGGTTTCCAGTATGGAATATTCGCAAGAGTCAAAGTGCCTGTGATTGGTCTTTATGTACAGCCTGAACTACTCTTTAGTAAAACAGAGTCTACAATAACGTCTGGTGCTCAGAATGTGGATCTCTCTTTCAATCGTGTGGATGTACCTATTATGATTGGTGGAAAGATTGGCCCATTAAGGATAAATGCTGGCCCATCACTCAGTTTTTTAACAAGTGCTGAAAGTGATGTTGCTGGTTTGGTAACTGATGTTAAGGATAATTATAGCAGTACAAATGTTGGCTTTCAAGCTGGTATTGGTATTGATATCTTAAAATTTGCTATTGACTTGAAATATGAGGGCAGCCTAAGTGAAAAATTTGGCGATGCTATTACAGTTGGTGGTAACAGTTTTTCGACTGACGAGAGACCTAGCCAAATTGTATTAGGGATTGGTTTTAAATTGTTCTAA
- a CDS encoding flavin reductase family protein, producing MRIDPKEISTPDLHAQLLGCIGPRPIAWASTIDEGGQINLAPYSFFNVFSTNPPTLILSPAKPRDLKLKHTLLNAMATKEIVINVVSFDVVEQMSLSSTAYAKGVNEFVKSGLTAVDSEIVKPPRVGESIAAFECKVKEVIHLGEDAGAGNLIVCEIVLAHIKDGVLGDDGKPDPYKTDLVGRMGGDWYCRANGEAIFKLPKPNRNLGIGVDQIPAAIRNSSVLTGNNLGRLGNIEKIPENDRIFAFSETPEIQEIKSRFVNDQESLEYHLHELAQGYLNENDLEKAWLTLMQGS from the coding sequence ATGAGAATTGATCCAAAAGAAATATCTACTCCTGATTTACACGCTCAGCTATTAGGTTGTATTGGGCCGAGACCTATCGCATGGGCGAGTACCATCGATGAGGGGGGACAGATTAATCTAGCCCCTTATAGTTTTTTCAATGTTTTCAGTACGAATCCACCAACACTAATTTTGTCACCCGCTAAACCACGGGATTTGAAGTTGAAGCATACACTCTTGAATGCCATGGCAACAAAGGAGATCGTGATCAACGTGGTCAGCTTTGATGTGGTGGAACAAATGTCTTTGAGTAGTACGGCTTACGCCAAAGGAGTGAATGAGTTTGTCAAATCGGGTTTGACTGCAGTAGACTCAGAAATCGTGAAGCCACCTAGGGTTGGTGAGTCCATTGCTGCTTTTGAGTGTAAGGTGAAGGAGGTTATTCATTTGGGTGAGGATGCTGGAGCAGGAAACCTGATTGTTTGTGAGATAGTACTTGCACATATAAAGGACGGAGTACTTGGAGATGACGGCAAGCCAGATCCCTATAAAACTGACCTTGTAGGTAGAATGGGGGGAGATTGGTATTGCAGAGCCAATGGTGAGGCTATTTTTAAGCTTCCAAAGCCCAATAGGAATCTGGGTATTGGTGTAGATCAAATACCAGCTGCCATCCGCAATAGTTCAGTGCTCACTGGCAATAATCTAGGGAGATTAGGAAATATTGAAAAAATCCCCGAAAATGATCGCATATTTGCATTTTCGGAGACTCCTGAAATACAAGAGATTAAATCTCGTTTTGTCAATGACCAGGAATCTTTGGAATACCATTTGCATGAATTAGCTCAGGGTTATTTGAATGAAAATGACCTTGAAAAAGCTTGGCTGACCTTAATGCAGGGCAGCTAG
- the fahA gene encoding fumarylacetoacetase, with amino-acid sequence MIKANDPNRKSWVGLPSDCDFSIQNIPFGIFKSNNDGPRAATAIGNKVLDLSALQEEGLLDGLGLPTGVFTKSTLNEFMGLGKAVCRSVRDRLSDLLEEGNAELRDNEALKARAFYDMREVEMLMPVNVPNYTDFYSSEQHAFNVGTMFRGPENALMPNWKHIPVGYHGRASSIVVSGTPFHRPKGQTKADDAEAPSFGPCRLLDFELEMAYITGKENPLGDPVSTNEADDYIFGFVILNDWSARDIQKWEYVPLGPFLAKNFASHVSPWVVTMDALEPFMVDGPEQDPEVLPYLKYDEATHFDVKLEVGIQPDGSDETTVSNSNFKHMYWNVRQQLAHHTVNGCNMQVGDMYGSGTISGPEESAYGSMLELSWRGTKPIPMKDGSERKFIQDGDTVIMRGHAEKNGVRVGFGEVKAKVLPAK; translated from the coding sequence ATGATCAAAGCAAACGATCCAAATAGAAAATCATGGGTAGGTTTACCTAGTGATTGTGACTTTTCAATACAAAATATACCGTTCGGTATATTTAAATCTAATAATGACGGCCCGAGAGCAGCGACTGCCATTGGAAATAAGGTTTTAGACTTATCCGCGCTTCAAGAAGAAGGACTACTGGATGGTTTAGGACTTCCAACAGGAGTCTTCACCAAATCGACCCTTAATGAATTTATGGGCTTAGGAAAGGCAGTTTGTCGAAGCGTCAGAGATAGGCTTTCGGATTTGCTTGAAGAAGGCAATGCCGAACTCCGAGATAATGAAGCATTGAAAGCTAGGGCTTTTTATGACATGCGCGAGGTGGAAATGCTGATGCCTGTAAACGTACCGAACTATACAGATTTCTATTCTTCAGAACAGCATGCCTTTAATGTGGGGACAATGTTCAGAGGACCTGAGAATGCATTAATGCCTAACTGGAAGCATATTCCTGTTGGCTATCATGGTCGAGCATCCTCAATTGTAGTTTCGGGTACACCATTTCACAGACCCAAAGGACAAACGAAAGCTGATGACGCTGAAGCACCTTCTTTTGGTCCATGCAGGTTGTTAGACTTCGAATTGGAAATGGCCTATATCACCGGTAAGGAAAACCCTTTGGGTGACCCGGTTTCTACCAATGAAGCGGATGACTACATCTTTGGCTTTGTTATTTTGAATGATTGGTCGGCACGCGATATTCAGAAATGGGAATACGTTCCTCTTGGGCCATTCCTTGCTAAGAATTTTGCTTCACATGTTTCACCATGGGTGGTAACCATGGATGCACTTGAACCCTTTATGGTAGATGGTCCAGAACAAGATCCTGAAGTACTGCCCTATTTGAAGTATGATGAAGCGACCCACTTTGATGTAAAACTAGAGGTGGGTATTCAGCCGGATGGATCGGACGAAACAACGGTTTCGAATTCGAACTTCAAGCACATGTACTGGAATGTTAGGCAGCAACTCGCACATCATACGGTCAACGGTTGCAATATGCAGGTGGGTGATATGTATGGCTCTGGTACCATTTCAGGACCAGAAGAAAGCGCTTATGGTTCTATGCTCGAATTGTCATGGAGAGGCACCAAACCAATTCCTATGAAGGATGGATCGGAAAGGAAGTTCATTCAGGATGGAGACACTGTGATCATGAGAGGGCATGCAGAAAAGAACGGAGTTCGTGTGGGCTTTGGAGAGGTTAAAGCAAAAGTGCTTCCGGCCAAGTAA
- the hppD gene encoding 4-hydroxyphenylpyruvate dioxygenase, whose translation MENTTYSGEKIFEEAQDFLPINGTDYVELYVGNAKQSAHFYKTAYGFQSVAYAGLETGLKDRVSYVLQQDKIRLVLTSPLKQDGLINEHINKHGDGVKVVALWVDDATKAWEETTKRGAVSFMEPNKEEDDHGYVVKSGIHTYGETIHIFVERSNYSGVFMPGFEKWESDYNPSEVGLKYIDHMVGNVGWGEMNKWCDFYAKVMGFTQLVSFDDKDISTEYTALMSKVMSNGTGRIKFPINEPAEGRRKSQIEEYIDFYNGAGVQHIAVATDNIIETVGALRARGVEFLKVPEIYYDDVLDRVGEIDEDLEPLKNLNILIDRDDEGYLLQIFTKPVLDRPTMFFEIIQRKGAQSFGKGNFKALFEAIEREQELRNTL comes from the coding sequence ATGGAGAATACGACTTATTCTGGAGAGAAAATATTTGAGGAAGCGCAAGACTTCCTTCCAATTAATGGAACTGATTATGTAGAACTATACGTGGGCAATGCTAAGCAGTCTGCTCATTTCTACAAAACGGCTTATGGTTTTCAGTCGGTAGCTTATGCAGGACTTGAAACGGGTTTAAAGGATCGAGTTTCTTATGTGTTACAACAGGACAAGATCAGACTTGTATTGACCTCCCCATTAAAACAGGACGGACTTATCAACGAGCACATCAATAAGCATGGTGATGGCGTGAAGGTTGTTGCGTTGTGGGTAGATGATGCCACCAAGGCCTGGGAAGAAACCACTAAACGTGGTGCAGTCTCTTTCATGGAGCCCAATAAAGAGGAGGATGACCATGGCTATGTGGTGAAGTCAGGTATTCATACCTATGGTGAAACGATCCACATTTTTGTAGAGCGCAGTAATTATAGTGGTGTCTTTATGCCAGGCTTTGAAAAATGGGAATCTGATTACAATCCATCAGAGGTCGGCTTGAAATACATCGATCATATGGTAGGTAATGTGGGTTGGGGCGAGATGAACAAATGGTGTGATTTCTATGCCAAAGTGATGGGTTTTACCCAGCTCGTTTCATTTGATGATAAAGACATCTCGACCGAGTACACTGCACTGATGAGTAAGGTGATGAGTAATGGAACTGGACGTATTAAGTTCCCAATTAACGAACCGGCAGAGGGCAGAAGAAAGTCACAGATCGAGGAATACATCGATTTCTATAATGGTGCGGGTGTACAGCATATTGCCGTGGCCACGGATAACATCATTGAAACTGTTGGTGCCTTGAGAGCAAGAGGAGTGGAGTTTCTGAAAGTACCTGAGATCTATTACGATGATGTATTGGATAGGGTAGGAGAAATAGATGAAGATCTTGAACCACTGAAAAATCTAAACATCCTGATCGATCGGGATGATGAAGGTTATTTACTTCAGATTTTCACAAAGCCAGTACTGGACAGACCAACCATGTTCTTTGAAATTATTCAAAGAAAGGGAGCACAGTCTTTTGGTAAGGGCAACTTCAAAGCACTCTTTGAAGCAATAGAAAGAGAACAAGAATTAAGGAATACACTTTAG
- a CDS encoding homogentisate 1,2-dioxygenase has protein sequence MPFYHQLGKIPHKRHTTFKKPDGSYYYEQLFGTIGFDGMSSLMYHEQRPTQVKEVVKSYDVSPKIAVEKNMLSLGLKGFSVPPKADYLESRTAVLVNNDCHIVLASPQESLRDYFYKNTDCDELIFVHEGSGTLRTQLGNIEFGYGDYLLVPRGMIYQIDFDTKDNRLFIVESHRPMYTPKRYRNWFGQMLEHSPFCERDIRRPQHLETYNQKGDFIIKVKKEGMIHEYVYASHPFDIVGWDGYNYPYAFSIHDFEPITGRVHQPPPVHQTFETDAFVVCSFVPRLFDYHPEAVPAPYNHSNIDSDEVLYYVDGDFMSRNNIERGQITLHPAGIPHGPHPGAMERSLGVKDTAELAVMVDTFKPLKVTEEAMKILVKDYHKSWLED, from the coding sequence ATGCCATTTTATCATCAACTCGGTAAGATTCCTCATAAGAGACATACAACTTTCAAAAAACCTGATGGGAGCTACTACTATGAGCAGCTCTTCGGTACGATCGGCTTCGATGGGATGTCATCACTCATGTATCATGAGCAAAGACCAACCCAGGTGAAGGAGGTCGTCAAATCATATGATGTTTCTCCAAAGATTGCGGTAGAAAAGAATATGCTTTCCTTAGGGCTTAAAGGATTCTCGGTTCCACCTAAGGCAGATTATCTAGAAAGCAGAACTGCAGTCTTGGTTAATAATGATTGCCACATTGTTTTGGCCTCTCCTCAAGAGTCACTACGAGACTACTTCTACAAAAACACGGATTGTGATGAGTTGATCTTTGTTCATGAGGGTTCGGGTACTTTGAGGACCCAACTCGGGAACATTGAGTTCGGTTACGGGGATTATCTTTTGGTTCCTCGTGGAATGATCTATCAGATTGATTTCGACACCAAGGACAATAGACTTTTTATCGTTGAGTCGCACCGACCCATGTATACGCCTAAGCGTTATAGAAACTGGTTTGGCCAAATGCTTGAGCACTCGCCTTTCTGTGAAAGAGATATTAGAAGACCGCAGCACTTGGAGACCTATAATCAAAAGGGTGATTTTATTATTAAGGTTAAGAAAGAGGGTATGATTCATGAATATGTCTATGCAAGTCACCCCTTCGATATCGTAGGCTGGGATGGATACAATTATCCATACGCATTCTCGATCCATGACTTTGAGCCCATCACTGGTCGCGTGCATCAACCACCACCGGTACATCAAACTTTTGAGACAGACGCATTTGTCGTTTGCTCCTTTGTTCCAAGGCTTTTCGATTATCACCCCGAGGCCGTTCCTGCCCCTTATAATCATAGTAATATCGACTCTGATGAAGTACTCTACTATGTGGATGGTGACTTTATGAGTAGAAATAATATAGAAAGAGGTCAGATTACATTGCACCCTGCAGGTATACCGCATGGTCCGCACCCAGGAGCAATGGAAAGAAGTTTAGGAGTAAAGGATACGGCCGAACTTGCCGTAATGGTGGACACTTTCAAACCATTGAAGGTGACTGAAGAAGCAATGAAGATTTTGGTAAAGGATTATCATAAATCCTGGTTAGAAGATTAA
- a CDS encoding Glu/Leu/Phe/Val dehydrogenase dimerization domain-containing protein produces the protein MNDLLSKFENKPPEIVFEWRDQETEAEGWVVINSLRGGAAGGGTRMRKGLNKREVESLAKTMEVKFTVSGPPIGGAKSGINFDPNDPRKEGVLKRWFAAVSPLLKFYYGTGGDLNVDEIHEVIAMTEEAGIWHPQEGVFNGHFKPNEASKINRIGQLRNGVVKVIENPEYSPDVVKKYKVADMITGFGVAQAIHHYYDIWGGNYKEKRAVIQGWGNVGAAAGYYLAQMGVNIVGIIDKEGGLLNQEGFSLEEIRDLFVNRNGNQLHAENMISFDEVNQGIWDLDFEIFVPAAASRLITKEQVDRMIGTKLEVISCGANVPFNDPEIFFGETGLYADENLSVIPDFIANCGMARVFAYLMEGGVALTDEAIFEDTSEVIREGLQTVYDLSSDTKGISQRALNHSLNQLV, from the coding sequence ATGAACGATTTACTCTCAAAATTCGAAAATAAACCACCTGAAATCGTCTTCGAATGGCGCGATCAAGAAACTGAAGCAGAAGGCTGGGTGGTCATCAACTCGCTCAGAGGTGGGGCTGCCGGTGGTGGTACTCGGATGCGCAAGGGTTTGAACAAGCGTGAGGTCGAGTCGCTGGCCAAAACAATGGAGGTGAAGTTTACGGTTTCAGGGCCTCCTATTGGTGGTGCTAAATCGGGCATTAATTTCGATCCAAATGATCCTCGCAAGGAAGGAGTCCTCAAAAGATGGTTTGCCGCAGTGAGTCCTTTGTTAAAATTCTACTACGGTACAGGAGGTGATTTGAATGTGGATGAAATTCATGAGGTAATCGCCATGACCGAAGAGGCGGGAATTTGGCACCCGCAGGAGGGCGTCTTCAATGGTCATTTCAAACCTAATGAGGCATCAAAGATCAATAGGATCGGACAGCTGCGTAATGGTGTGGTGAAGGTGATCGAGAATCCAGAGTATTCACCAGATGTGGTCAAGAAGTACAAAGTGGCAGATATGATCACGGGATTTGGTGTGGCCCAGGCGATTCACCATTACTATGATATTTGGGGAGGTAATTACAAAGAAAAGAGAGCGGTCATACAAGGTTGGGGTAATGTAGGCGCTGCAGCCGGTTACTACTTGGCTCAAATGGGAGTGAATATTGTAGGAATCATTGATAAGGAAGGTGGTTTGCTGAATCAAGAAGGCTTTAGCCTTGAAGAAATTCGTGATCTGTTTGTGAATCGAAATGGCAACCAGCTTCATGCCGAAAACATGATCTCCTTTGACGAGGTGAATCAAGGTATTTGGGATCTGGACTTCGAAATTTTTGTTCCGGCTGCTGCTTCGAGATTGATTACGAAGGAGCAAGTTGACAGAATGATCGGTACAAAACTAGAAGTGATTTCCTGTGGGGCGAATGTTCCATTTAACGATCCGGAGATTTTCTTTGGAGAGACGGGTTTGTATGCGGATGAGAACCTTTCGGTTATTCCGGACTTTATCGCCAATTGTGGAATGGCGCGGGTTTTTGCGTATCTTATGGAAGGCGGAGTGGCATTGACGGATGAAGCGATTTTTGAGGATACATCAGAAGTAATTCGCGAAGGATTACAAACAGTTTACGATTTGTCTTCTGATACTAAAGGTATCTCGCAGAGAGCACTTAATCACTCACTCAACCAACTTGTATAA
- a CDS encoding Lrp/AsnC family transcriptional regulator: MKLDQTDIKILEILQADGRITTKALAEQLNLSTTPVFERVKRLEKDGIIKQYVALVDNRKLDLILTAFISISLTKHSRSYLDKFVNEINQYPEVMECYHIAGNFDFLLKIVVKNMEKYEAFILTKLSTIANLGQVQSSFVLSNNIHKTAYQPAL, encoded by the coding sequence ATGAAGCTCGATCAGACAGACATCAAGATATTAGAAATACTCCAAGCCGATGGCCGCATTACCACAAAGGCGCTTGCTGAACAACTGAACCTATCCACAACCCCAGTATTTGAAAGGGTAAAACGCCTCGAGAAAGACGGAATCATCAAGCAGTATGTCGCCTTAGTTGACAACCGCAAACTCGACTTGATTCTCACAGCCTTCATCTCCATTAGCCTCACCAAACATTCCAGGTCATACCTCGACAAATTCGTGAATGAAATCAACCAATACCCTGAAGTTATGGAGTGCTATCATATTGCTGGAAACTTTGATTTCTTATTAAAGATTGTGGTGAAAAACATGGAGAAATACGAAGCATTTATTCTTACCAAGCTTTCCACCATTGCTAATCTCGGTCAGGTACAGAGTTCCTTTGTGCTATCTAATAACATTCACAAAACGGCCTATCAACCAGCACTTTGA
- a CDS encoding valine--tRNA ligase, which yields MSISTKYNPQEVEDKWYAHWMEKGYFKAKANPDKEPFTVVIPPPNVTGVLHMGHMLNNTIQDILIRKARMEGKEALWVPGTDHASIATEAKVVRMLREQGIKKSDLSRDAFLEHAWEWKEKYGGIILEQLKKLGASCDWDRTAFTMDEGYHNAVLRVFVDLHKKGYIYRGWRMVNWDVEAQTTVSNEEVIYDDKEQTSKLYKVQYDIKDSDEKVIIATQRPETIMGDTGIAVNPKDDRFKHLIGQKALVPFINREIPIIGDDYVEIEFGTGCLKVTPAHDPNDYEIGLRHNLEIIDTISLDGKLNEKCEIPAYVGMDRFKVRKQIIKDLDEAGFLMGDEEFTTKIGRSERTGSVIEPKLSLQWFINMKEISKTAHKVVMDDEVELVPAKFKNTYNHWMENVRDWCISRQLWWGQRIPAFYYGTGDDEYVVAETVEEALVMATEKSGKQLSASDLRQDEDVLDTWASSWLFPLAVFDGFNDDCFDKETGKIIKGKNADLDYFYPTSVLVTAPEILFFWVARMIIAGYEYTDEKPFKHVYLTGIVRDKQRRKMSKSLGNSPDPLDLIRDLGADAVRTGMLFSSPAGNDLLYDEKLVEQGRNFANKIWNAFRLVKNWEVKGTTMPAENQIAIQWFDARFNQALTEIEDHFSKFRMSDALMSTYKLVWNDFCSWYLEMIKPAYGEPIDPATYEVTLNLFEKLMKVLHPFMPFITEEVWSEIRTRDAGQDIIISAWPIVGELNPDLIKQAEKVFELVSNIRNARSSKGLSPKEQLNLFVRAKDQSAYEAFDGTIKKLGNIGEIESTTDKVDNALSFVINSDEFYLPMAEGAIDVEQEKAEIQKELDYTKGFLNSVTKKLSNERFVSGAPEQVVANERKKQADAESKIKVLEEKLASL from the coding sequence ATGTCAATTTCAACTAAGTACAACCCGCAAGAAGTAGAAGATAAGTGGTACGCGCACTGGATGGAAAAAGGCTATTTCAAAGCCAAAGCCAACCCAGACAAAGAGCCATTTACTGTCGTCATTCCTCCTCCGAATGTGACGGGTGTCTTGCATATGGGACACATGTTGAATAATACCATTCAGGACATCCTGATTCGCAAGGCCCGAATGGAAGGCAAGGAAGCATTATGGGTTCCGGGAACTGACCATGCTTCTATTGCTACAGAAGCGAAAGTAGTTCGCATGCTTCGTGAGCAAGGCATTAAGAAATCGGACCTATCACGAGATGCATTTCTAGAACATGCCTGGGAGTGGAAAGAGAAGTATGGGGGAATCATCCTGGAGCAACTTAAAAAACTAGGTGCTTCCTGCGATTGGGACAGGACAGCTTTCACCATGGATGAAGGCTATCACAATGCGGTACTCCGGGTTTTTGTTGACCTACATAAAAAAGGATACATCTATCGTGGATGGAGAATGGTGAACTGGGATGTTGAAGCCCAAACTACCGTTTCCAACGAAGAAGTAATCTATGACGATAAAGAGCAGACTTCCAAGCTCTACAAAGTTCAGTATGACATTAAAGATTCGGATGAAAAGGTAATCATTGCTACCCAGCGTCCGGAGACGATTATGGGTGATACAGGCATTGCCGTTAACCCGAAAGATGATCGATTCAAACACTTGATCGGCCAGAAGGCTTTGGTGCCCTTTATCAATCGAGAGATTCCAATTATCGGAGATGATTATGTTGAAATCGAATTTGGTACCGGTTGCCTGAAAGTGACCCCAGCCCATGATCCTAATGATTATGAAATTGGATTAAGACATAACCTGGAAATAATCGATACCATCAGCCTAGATGGTAAGCTGAACGAGAAATGTGAGATTCCGGCCTATGTGGGGATGGATCGCTTCAAAGTAAGAAAGCAAATCATCAAGGATCTTGATGAAGCTGGCTTCTTAATGGGGGATGAAGAATTCACCACAAAGATTGGTCGTTCCGAAAGAACTGGGTCTGTTATTGAGCCTAAACTCTCTTTACAGTGGTTCATCAATATGAAAGAGATTTCCAAAACTGCCCACAAAGTGGTGATGGATGATGAAGTTGAATTAGTTCCTGCCAAGTTCAAGAACACCTACAATCACTGGATGGAAAACGTTCGTGACTGGTGTATCTCAAGACAACTATGGTGGGGGCAGCGAATCCCAGCTTTCTACTATGGAACCGGTGACGATGAGTACGTTGTGGCAGAAACCGTTGAGGAAGCTCTGGTAATGGCAACTGAAAAGTCTGGTAAGCAACTTTCAGCATCAGATTTAAGGCAGGACGAAGATGTATTGGATACATGGGCCTCATCATGGTTATTCCCTTTGGCTGTTTTTGATGGCTTCAATGACGACTGCTTCGACAAAGAGACCGGAAAGATCATCAAAGGAAAGAATGCCGATCTAGATTACTTCTATCCTACTTCGGTTCTGGTAACCGCTCCGGAGATTCTTTTCTTCTGGGTAGCAAGGATGATCATTGCCGGGTATGAATACACGGATGAGAAACCATTCAAGCACGTGTACCTGACGGGTATCGTTCGCGACAAGCAGCGAAGAAAGATGTCCAAGTCATTGGGTAATTCTCCTGATCCGCTAGACTTGATCAGAGACTTGGGTGCGGATGCGGTCAGAACGGGTATGCTCTTTTCATCACCTGCTGGCAATGATCTATTGTATGATGAGAAACTCGTTGAGCAAGGGAGAAACTTTGCCAATAAGATTTGGAATGCTTTTCGTCTGGTGAAAAACTGGGAGGTTAAAGGCACTACGATGCCAGCGGAGAATCAAATCGCTATTCAGTGGTTTGATGCCCGTTTCAATCAAGCATTGACGGAAATTGAAGATCATTTCAGCAAATTCAGAATGTCGGATGCGCTAATGAGCACTTATAAACTCGTATGGAATGACTTCTGCTCATGGTACTTGGAAATGATCAAACCAGCTTATGGCGAACCGATCGATCCAGCAACTTATGAGGTAACCTTGAACTTATTCGAGAAGCTGATGAAGGTCCTACATCCATTTATGCCATTCATTACAGAAGAGGTATGGAGCGAGATCCGAACCAGAGACGCAGGTCAAGACATTATAATTTCTGCCTGGCCGATCGTAGGTGAATTGAACCCTGACCTAATCAAGCAAGCAGAAAAAGTGTTCGAGTTGGTTTCTAACATCAGAAATGCACGAAGTAGTAAAGGCCTATCTCCGAAAGAGCAACTCAATCTATTTGTAAGAGCCAAGGATCAATCGGCTTACGAGGCCTTTGATGGAACAATTAAAAAGCTCGGAAACATCGGTGAGATTGAGTCAACAACTGACAAGGTGGATAATGCGCTGAGCTTTGTCATCAATTCAGACGAATTCTACCTTCCAATGGCAGAAGGTGCCATAGACGTAGAGCAAGAGAAGGCTGAAATCCAAAAAGAGCTTGACTATACTAAAGGGTTCCTCAATAGTGTCACCAAAAAGCTAAGCAATGAACGCTTCGTAAGTGGTGCTCCTGAACAAGTAGTGGCCAATGAGAGAAAGAAACAAGCCGATGCTGAATCAAAGATCAAGGTCTTGGAAGAGAAATTGGCTAGCCTATAA
- a CDS encoding thioredoxin family protein, with the protein MRKIATTLILISFVSVYSYGQINWNYDRQAVRKEAKETGKLVVMDFWAHWCGPCKKMDTDLWNVAEVLDIKDNFVAHKVDVDADRNLAIEYRVQGIPRVIITTPSGKVLWDRTGFSNANQFIEALRGIPKDASEITKAEAAITDKKSPTNYFEAGMAYQKLANQTEHDEIRGELLELSTGYFAKSRKKNTDKVMVELAALNQALNTAIDGNAKRALKQLSKMGPPNANTQEFSKYIKAYCYKCQGNQKAYEAERAGIKDSKLLASLDKK; encoded by the coding sequence ATGAGGAAAATAGCCACTACCCTAATCCTGATCTCGTTCGTTTCAGTCTACTCATATGGCCAGATCAATTGGAACTACGACCGCCAGGCCGTACGAAAAGAGGCAAAAGAAACAGGAAAGCTGGTGGTTATGGACTTTTGGGCGCATTGGTGTGGACCCTGTAAGAAAATGGACACCGACCTTTGGAATGTTGCCGAAGTGCTTGACATCAAGGACAACTTCGTAGCACATAAGGTCGATGTAGATGCAGATAGAAATCTAGCCATTGAGTACAGAGTTCAGGGAATACCTAGAGTAATTATCACCACTCCCTCTGGCAAGGTACTGTGGGATAGAACGGGCTTTTCCAATGCGAATCAATTCATTGAAGCCCTGAGAGGCATACCTAAAGATGCATCAGAAATCACTAAGGCTGAGGCTGCAATAACAGATAAGAAATCACCCACAAACTATTTTGAGGCTGGTATGGCATACCAAAAGTTAGCTAATCAAACGGAACATGACGAAATCAGGGGTGAGCTGCTTGAGCTGAGCACAGGATACTTTGCAAAATCGAGAAAGAAAAACACAGATAAAGTTATGGTTGAATTGGCTGCACTCAACCAAGCCTTAAACACTGCCATTGATGGCAATGCAAAAAGGGCACTCAAGCAGCTCTCTAAAATGGGCCCACCCAACGCCAACACTCAAGAATTTAGTAAATACATCAAGGCATACTGCTACAAATGTCAAGGCAACCAAAAAGCATACGAGGCGGAACGTGCCGGCATTAAGGATAGCAAACTATTGGCTAGCTTGGATAAAAAGTAG